A genomic window from Cricetulus griseus strain 17A/GY chromosome 4, alternate assembly CriGri-PICRH-1.0, whole genome shotgun sequence includes:
- the LOC100759000 gene encoding LOW QUALITY PROTEIN: elongation factor 1-alpha 1-like (The sequence of the model RefSeq protein was modified relative to this genomic sequence to represent the inferred CDS: inserted 2 bases in 2 codons; substituted 1 base at 1 genomic stop codon) has protein sequence MSFHRLIVELENEFEAGISKNGQTREHALLAYTLGVKQLIVGVNKMDSTEPPYSQKRYEEIVKEVSIYIKKXGYNPDTVAFVPISGWNGDNMLEPSANMLWFKGWKVIRKDGSASGTTLLEALDCILPPTRPTDKPLRLLLXDVYKIGGIGTVPVGRVETGVLKPGMVVTFAPVNVTTEVKSVEMHHEALSEALPGDNVGFNVKNVSVKDVRRGNVAGDSKSDPPMEAAGFIAQVIILSHPGQISAGYAPVLDCHTAHIACKFAELKEKIDRRSGKKLEDDPKFLKSGDAAIVDMVPGKPMYVESFSDYPPLGRFAVRDMRQTGAVGVIKAVXQKAAGAGKVTKSAQKAQKAK, from the exons ATGTCCTTCCATCGGCTGA TTGTTGAACTTGAAAATGAATTTGAGGCTGGTATCTCCAAGAATGGGCAGACCCGTGAGCATGCCCTTCTGGCTTACACCCTGGGTGTGAAACAGCTAATTGTTGGTGTCAACAAAATGGATTCCACCGAGCCACCTTACAGCCAGAAGAGATACGAGGAAATTGTGAAGGAAGTCAGCATCTACATTAAGA TTGGCTACAACCCTGACACAGTAGCATTTGTGCCAATTTCTGGTTGGAATGGTGACAACATGCTGGAGCCTAGTGCTAATATGCTTTGGTTCAAGGGATGGAAAGTCATCCGTAAAGATGGCAGTGCCAGTGGTACCACACTGCTGGAAGCTTTGGATTGTATCCTGCCACCAACTCGTCCCACTGACAAGCCACTGCGACTGCTCCTCTAGGATGTCTATAAAATTGGTGGTATTGGGACTGTTCCTGTGGGCCGAGTAGAGACTGGTGTTTTAAAACCTGGAATGGTGGTTACCTTTGCTCCAGTCAATGTTACAACAGAAGTAAAGTCTGTTGAAATGCACCATGAAGCTTTGAGTGAAGCTCTTCCTGGAGACAATGTGGGCTTCAATGTAAAGAACGTGTCTGTCAAAGATGTCAGACGTGGCAACGTTGCTGGTGACAGCAAAAGTGACCCACCAATGGAAGCAGCTGGCTTCATTGCTCAGGTGATTATCCTGAGCCATCCAGGCCAAATTAGTGCTGGCTATGCTCCTGTACTGGATTGTCACACAGCTCACATAGCATGCAAGTTTGCTGAGCTTAAGGAGAAGATTGATCGCCGTTCTGGTAAGAAGCTGGAAGATGACCCTAAATTCTTGAAATCTGGTGATGCAGCCATCGTTGATATGGTTCCTGGCAAGCCCATGTATGTTGAGAGCTTCTCTGACTATCCTCCACTGGGTCGTTTTGCTGTTCGTGACATGAGGCAGACAGGTGCTGTGGGTGTCATCAAAGCTG GCCAAAAGGCTGCTGGAGCGGGCAAAGTCACAAAGTCGGCCCAGAAAGCTCAGAAGGCTAAATGA